The Theobroma cacao cultivar B97-61/B2 chromosome 1, Criollo_cocoa_genome_V2, whole genome shotgun sequence genome contains the following window.
TTCTGAAAGATAAACGCTTCAAATGACTGTTCCTGATTCAAGATCCCATCAAACTGATGAAAACCCTCTTTTGCCTTGTGCAGCTTCTCATACCATTCGAGCTGTCTAAATTGACACCTCCCTCCTCTCCTTTGCGTAATTTGTCAAGAAATATGCTAAAAAAATCTCTGAAATTTGACCAAAAATtttcctagaaaaagaaagccaCTCTGTCTGCATACGTCCTTAATCTCCTAACAATCACGGGTTCCATAatatttatacaaaaaaagaagtacaaataattataatgatgAATTTGTTTGAGGTGTCGTCAACTACAACTAGAAAGAAGCTTATTTTCTgccataaaattgaaaaattttgttcaatctttaataaattattcacCACAAAAGAAATCTCGAATAAAATCAGGCATAAAAATTCTCACTAGGACCTTGTTTTATCATCAATATCTTTGACTATTCCTTACAAAATTACTGTGAAATCTGTAATCCATGATCGGAAGAATTCATTCAGGGCTGTGCTCCTTTTTATACAATTTCCTTCATTAACTTGGCTCTTCCTACGTCTTTGTGTAAACATTAGAGAAAAATTAtctccaaaaagaaaaagaaattaatgaaatttccTAGATTCTGTCTGCTTGATCAGGACATGGGCATTATCATTTCAAGCAGACAAGTTGAAGCATCCGCATGCACATGTGATAACAGCTTGGCAAGTTCTTTACTGTCATTTGCCACTCTTTCTACGGCACAGCCATCAAATTTGACGATAATGTACAGAAGAGAAAGTTGATAATTAACCAGCTATGACATTGCAAGTCAGATTCAGAAAGATTGAGCTTGATTTAAGAAGATGACAATGCTGCCTAAACAAAAGCAGCATTCCTCGTACTACAAACTCAATGCCCAATTATGTAAACCTAAATTCTGAATTAAATACAGGTGAAAACATCTTAAAGTGTGATGTACAGAGTTCTTTAGTTTTTGAACCATATTCCTAGAGATGGTCCCAGTAAGTTTTACCATTGCTCACCATGGACTCTGGATAGCTTATATTGAATCTTCTTCACATTTCAACATCAGTGCAAGTCCGAGACAAGGGAGTAGTACGAGATATAATTCAGTGTTCATAGAATTGAGGCAATTCATTGAAGCTTCAAAAGAATAATCACGCGATTATGTCCAATCCGAGTCTCACTGATGCGACCAAGGTGACGTAGGACCTGTCAAACAACATGTCAGTCTGCAAGCGTTTTCAACATGTTCTATATAAAACATCACTTGCATAGCATGACAAAAATGGAAGTGTCGCGCGATGACCATTAAACAGAGCTAAACGTACAAACAAACATGAAAATGGGTCACTTCCTTATTAACTATGAACCTTGTGCTGCACAAACAATCATAGATGGAGGTAGAATTCTTTACCCGTAAGACAAACCAGATGCtctatttgaaaatttatcccatatatcttataaaaaatataacgaACTTAGCAGTCCTAGCTCACATACCATAAATCCATGCCTATTAATCAAATAACACTGCAAAACatttatcataattaatttgcatGCCATGGACGGACTTTCATTACCTAGCAAAAGACAGGAAGGGAAAGAAGGAACTCACAGTCAGAATGGCTTTTCCAGTGTTGTCAAGCTTCAATGATGGTCCTTTCATGTCACTTTCAAGGAAAAAGTGCTTCCCCTTTACAGCTTCTGTCGTTGCAATATCCCTCAGTTCCTGCATAACGCAACCTTGAAACTATCACTAGCAAATAACGGCAGTTAATAACTATGTTAATCATCAATGTGCTGCATGCCAATCATCTGAAACATAAAAAATGTGTCTAATGTTATAgaagattttaaacaaaacaTTAGTTCTTACCAGCACCTCTGATGCATCTCTTGATGAGATGTCATGGTGCTAACTTAAAAGAAAACGTATCATTCAGTGGAACAACACAGAAACATCAAGTGTTATAACCTGGTTAGGGTTCACTTACCAAAGCTCTCTCCCAAAGATTTTCCGCGAGCTTCATGAAGAAAGGTAATATGTTAGCAATGACAGCAAGACTATAGCCTCATAAATAAGCACTAAGAACAGCTTGAACATAAACCTTCTTTTTAGGAGCTGCAACAAGCTGAGCATTGGCCTCAGCATATGTTGCCATGTCATTGATAGCTGCATTGACTTTCTCGAGAGTGAGCCTTCCTCTCATGTATCTGCAGTACAGCAACCACTTTTATAAGGAATTTGTTGTAGCATCAAAAATTTCTGAAAATGAAAGACATACTTACGATGCCAGAGAATCCAGTTCACCAGAAGTTATGTACCATAAAGGTGGAGAGCCACGGCCCTTCTTCTCCTGCCattaatggaaaaataaataaaaagccCAACTTCAAAATCGATCAATTTTATTACTGTGGTACCAGTGAAACCTTTGGTAAAGCAGCAGGCTCCTCCTGGACTTTTGAAGAACCCAGATTAGGCTGCTGTCGTTGCTGCTGTCTGGAGGCTTCTGGTACGAAACTGAAACAAAAGGAAAGTTCAAATTCAATGTTTCTACGTATTAGAAAATGCAACTAAAAACGTTAAAACCGCAAAGTTTCCTGAATATataattagaaaagaaatataaatgtAATTACCCTCTATCACCATCCAAATTCAATGTTGTCATTTTTTCAGGCAAATGTGAAGGAACATAAACAGACATACTCTGCAATTTCTTCTGCTGCCGCAGCGATGCAGCAATCAGTTTCTGAAATCATGACAACAAACTCAACTCAACCACAAATTTTCCagtaatattcaaattaacttaaacaaaaaataaagattccCCTATTTTCGAAccctaatttttaaaaaaccaAACCGCTAattgagagaaagaaatgaagattTAGAAGTTAAGTACTTTGGCTTTGGGAATGGCCTCGGTTTCCTCACGCAACCGGTCTTTGATCGCCTGCACTTGCAGCTCCATCCCCTTCAATGCCGCATCGATCGCCGACAAATCCGTCACACTACTCGCAGGGTACACTGGAAATAGAAAGGCAGAATGTTAAGCTCACACTCCGGTTTCTGAATCGacggaaaaaaaataatttaaataaaaattgtaaCATAGATGCCgggaccaaaaaaaaaaaaggaaggggAACTGAATTTCGAGTTGACTCACTGTTCCGTGCAATAACGAGTTCTTGAAGCTCAGCGATTCGGGTGTTGAACGAAGACATCAGAGAGTCGAGAGATGAACCAGCTTGCTTAAGATCCATCTCTCCCTTGTAAAATCCTATTCTCGCGTACGAATGGGACCGATTGGTTTTGGTCTGTGATTTCAGggatttgaaaaaatttggcGGGAAAGTGGAAAGGATTTAGAAGCGGGAATTGCATTTACAGAGAAAACGATCGAGCTCAAGGGAAGTGGTTCCGTAAGTGGACAAGTTGATATCTGAGACCGAGAGATCCAATGGACCGGCAGAACCAGACTCCGGCCCAAGCAATCCTGCAAAAGTTTACCAGGTTAAGAACACGAGATTGGGCCATGCACTGACACCAAGTAAGAGCAAACtgcaaaatttattttggacTATGaagtatataattatttttgtattttgatattattgttaatatataaattttacatAATATCCATAGATGAACTAACTGCtatgatttcattaataaataaatttaaaaagttaaaaatcgtaaaattaaaatatttgtatttgataCTTTGTCAGTGTAATGGATTTTGTgtattatcatttaatcacatgagtttcatctcataaaaatgtaaagataaaagttcaaaaaactttcaaaataaatatttttaaaattatgagtatttattttttaagattctcaattttaaatttatctaataaTAAGTTAGCAATATTTAGTTCATTAACAGTGCATTGAATCTAATTACACATCGAtatttttgagaattttaaaatttttatttttatacatttatGAGATGATgctttttaattaagtaatagcgtataaatattatatattgataatgtatcaaatataaactcttaatttaatttattctgaaaaaaaataggaaaCATTCCGAGTCAACCATCCTTGTAATAACAGACATACAAAGAaagattaatattttaaggGTTCAGtgttattatttaattgagtTGAATTCAGCTAGTTTTCACTTTTCGTTTATCTACTTTGCCCCTAAGATGGGAACTCAGTCCAAATTGATGcactttatttgattaaattattttctccttCGACTATGTATCTTtaccttttaatttttcttaaaataaagtttgagtattacaaataaaatattatatatatatatatatatatatgtggcTGTCTGGTGGGAACTAGTTGGTAAGCATATATATCATTTGGGAATGTCAAATTAATCGAATGTGGGATGTTTTGTTATACGTTGAACAAAAAAAGGTTATATATTAAGATATAAAAGTGATCatgatttttttcataatagtATACTACTTTATTGGGATTttaaagggttttttttttaaaattaaaactgtAGTTTATTTGGTGTAGAGACACTCTTG
Protein-coding sequences here:
- the LOC18614351 gene encoding spindle and kinetochore-associated protein 1 homolog, with translation MDLKQAGSSLDSLMSSFNTRIAELQELVIARNMYPASSVTDLSAIDAALKGMELQVQAIKDRLREETEAIPKAKKLIAASLRQQKKLQSMSVYVPSHLPEKMTTLNLDGDRGFVPEASRQQQRQQPNLGSSKVQEEPAALPKEKKGRGSPPLWYITSGELDSLASYMRGRLTLEKVNAAINDMATYAEANAQLVAAPKKKLAENLWERALELRDIATTEAVKGKHFFLESDMKGPSLKLDNTGKAILTVLRHLGRISETRIGHNRVIILLKLQ